A single Sporanaerobacter acetigenes DSM 13106 DNA region contains:
- a CDS encoding CsxC family protein → MAEPIDFINISYVQFFTDMNCNDMDNNATIVHTENTNSIDVDSNVVNEETVDIESSDSFNIDEANEIISSNDSKDESSINMQCFDNRCGDDLVEPSPCVNVNSRNLDICPNYSETPTGIKTGVIAKIPVVLAQLTVPFHISSVINLPELVFEVKDIKKSLKVTQCILLQPTNILFIKGFVRQNIDYSTINCSSLDGVSVDIHHCTVDTPFECSTSVNFFIEPLKPLQNTKQEFQYLKEEIFSKKAFAEKDKSLLGDFSEFNQVSEEFFNECPFCKLLSSRIVEFDELINNFPQLNIEFPYKEKFFIQIEEKMVIEIKLEIIQNINVVIPPIINDLTKINIKNIIT, encoded by the coding sequence TTGGCAGAGCCAATTGATTTCATAAATATTAGCTATGTTCAATTTTTTACTGATATGAATTGTAATGATATGGACAACAATGCAACCATTGTTCATACTGAAAATACAAACTCTATTGATGTTGACTCAAATGTAGTGAATGAAGAAACTGTTGATATAGAATCCTCAGACAGTTTTAATATTGACGAAGCTAATGAAATAATTTCATCTAATGATAGTAAAGATGAGAGTAGTATTAATATGCAATGTTTTGATAATAGATGTGGTGATGATCTAGTAGAGCCTTCCCCTTGTGTTAATGTTAATAGTAGAAACTTAGATATTTGTCCAAATTATTCAGAAACACCAACTGGAATCAAAACTGGTGTTATAGCTAAAATACCTGTAGTCTTAGCTCAATTAACTGTTCCATTCCATATTAGTTCAGTAATCAACTTACCTGAGCTAGTCTTTGAAGTAAAAGACATTAAAAAAAGTTTAAAAGTAACTCAATGTATACTTTTACAACCTACCAATATTCTGTTTATAAAAGGATTTGTACGCCAAAATATTGATTATTCTACTATAAATTGTTCTAGTCTTGATGGAGTAAGTGTAGATATTCATCATTGTACTGTGGATACTCCTTTTGAATGCAGTACATCTGTTAACTTCTTTATAGAACCTTTAAAACCACTTCAAAATACTAAACAAGAATTTCAATATTTAAAGGAAGAGATATTTTCAAAAAAAGCTTTTGCTGAAAAAGATAAATCGTTGTTAGGGGATTTTTCTGAATTTAATCAAGTGAGTGAAGAATTCTTTAATGAATGTCCTTTCTGTAAACTACTTTCTAGTAGAATAGTTGAATTTGATGAACTCATTAATAATTTTCCTCAACTAAATATTGAGTTTCCATATAAAGAAAAATTCTTTATACAAATAGAAGAAAAAATGGTAATAGAGATTAAATTAGAAATAATTCAAAACATAAATGTGGTAATTCCACCAATTATAAATGATTTAACAAAAATAAATATAAAAAATATAATCACATAA